In Rhodamnia argentea isolate NSW1041297 chromosome 1, ASM2092103v1, whole genome shotgun sequence, the genomic window ACTAGCCACCGGTTCCATCGGATATCGGCTGGGCCAGAAAAGAAAATCCGATTTCTGTCCCGAACTTTAGACCGACTCGACCAATTCAATCGAGACAGCCAGCGGGGAAAAAGATGAGTTGACAACTCATCGCTTTTACTACCCTAGAGCTTCCCTTGCGATGCGCGTATTCTCATGGGTTCTCGACTTAAGGAACCGATCCCATGATGTCAACGGTCCAACCCACCCGAGCACATAACAGCTGCACGCAAGAACACGAAAGAGAGTTCATGCAGCAACGCAGCTTGTTTCCTTCTGAAACATAACATCCTAAGTTGCTTGCTATTGTTCACTGCAAACTTCGTGTCTTAGGGTTCCTCAAGGATCTACTCTGCTCCGCCGCATGAAGAGTACCCGCACTTCTACATCCACGCTTCAAATGACCCGAAAAAAGGGAACAAATTCGCATCGATTAGGAGACTCGGAAGGTTATCACCTTTTTTCTATACCACAACAATGCCGAGGTTCTAACCTCTTTCTGGCTTTCAACTTTGGCTCCCCTTATGGCAAAGATCATAGCTTTTCTAgcttcaaattattttctacACTCCGGCATGGTAGACGAGAATAGCACTTCCATCAATTTAAACACACCCGATTTAGAAGAAAAATTCAGAGCAGCATCGACTAACCTCGCAAAACAAACCGACTTTTCCTAAAGAGGATCGATGCGTGAAATACTCTCTAGTACACATGTCATGATCATAAACACGTACCAAGAAGAATTATCAGAGCAATAGAATTGACTattaaaacttcaaaagaatgaagagaagataGAGCACCATGGCATGCTTTCCAAAAGTTTTAGTAGTGCTGGGATTACCGAATAGTAACAATAGGAACGCTGTACAGCAATATTCAGAGTAGTCGTCCTTATTTAAGCTATACATAAAAGAGTAAAAGAGCTGCACCTAAAGTCCCAAAATATGATTTAATCGCAGGGTGCTAACTGCTAAGATTTCTACCAGTATATCCAAAACAACCCAGATTCTCCAATTATTCAGCAAAAGGGactgaaaaataaacaattgaaaaagCTCTCCGAGTTCATCAATGGCAACCATGGATGTCCGATTTGAAGCCCCTAAATTCTCCATTAGCAGTTGGGCTCAGAATCCCATTGCCGAATTCAGTGTCCTTATCAAAGAACTCCCACCCTAAATCTGTAAGCTCTTTCAGATCGACTCTGCTTTTCTCCTCTTCGAAAGTTGTCTCGGGCAATAGGTCCTTGATCATGGCTGTCTCGGCAATCTTGTTTGGTGTCCCGCATGTTTCAGCTTCGTCAAGAATTGGATTCGAGGACGTGCTTTTCCGAGAAGAGCTAGATGAGGCCAAAAGGCAACTAGTTTGGCTAGAGGAAACAGATTTACTTAGGGGAACCCGCTCATCAAACTTCTCTTTAAGGAACTTCACGTCCAGACAAATAACCGATATTTCGCCTCTGCAGATATGACTCAATGAGTTTTCGAAACTCTAAATTTTTGGTTATATGATAATGATCACAACATGAGGAGATGCAGGCATCTAAGGGATGTGTGGCTAATAATATTTATGCACATCAACATCCTAGTTCCTAAGCTCAACTCAATCCATCAAATGAGCACACAAAATTCGAGTATGACTTGAGTCCCCCACCAAGGCAAAATAGGTAAATGTAAAAACAGAGAAACAAGCATCACTTGACTTCATGAACTTAAAAAACATATATTTGAAGATGAACAGAGACTTGGAAGCAATATCATCACAGGCATTTATCAAAAGTGCACACTAAAAGTTACTCTTTCACAGATAACGTCAATCCTAAAGCTACCCATGCCAAAGAAGTACATTATTCATATATATTATTCAATATCAGAAGATAGGCAGAGCACTTAAAAACCAGGAATGTTAAGCTGGCACCCAATATAAGTACTTATGTGAATGCATACGCCCGTAGGAGACCAAGACAGAAAGTGAAAGATGTAAGAAAGACCCCATAACCAACTGTAACACCGTAACAGTCTTTTTTATATAATCGAGGATAGAACAACCTCCAGATAACAGCTACAGAAATTCACAAGTGCTCATACAGCATTTTAGGAAATCGATTGTAAGTCCGGATTCTCAATCTGTCTTCACAAATTCCCGTATATAAGGTGCTGATTCAAGGCAGAAGGTTCAATTGAGGGATCTATACAAGTATTGGCCTAATGAACTGACAGCTGATAGAGTCCAGAGAGCAATGAAAATATCACACCCACATTCACAAGCAAAGTTCACAACTTAAGACCCATCCGCGCATGAACTTAAGTATTAAATGCTTACTGCAATATGTCAACAATTCGCCCCTTCTCCATAAGAAACTCCCTTAGCTGCAGTGATCAGATGAAATCGGTGCAATCAGTAGTTTATTTATCAGTCTAACATTGAAATTCAGAACACAATCAACAGTTCACAAAAAAGAAGTTACCTTGGAATTCTCCTCCGCCTCTTCTTGTAGTACTTTTGATTCTTGAACCACCACCTCCATTATGGCTTCTTGTTCGGCTAGAGCGCTTTGtgcctcctcttctttttcctgcTTTTCATTCTCAGCAGCTTTCATCACCTCCTCAGCAGCAGCAAGTCTAGATTCAAGAGCTTCATGCatcttcaaaacaaaacaaatgaagacaGCGGACATGCCAATATGATGCCCATGATATGAAAAACATCAGGATTGCATTAAACTGATAGGGCAGAATATGTTATCCTTGAATAAATGTGTATTACAACCATGTGGCAAGAATATAAGGCAAGTCGTAGGCCACAGACCAGCAAGTTCTATACAATTATCCAAAACCTTTTTTGCATAACTGTGGCTAAATTATAACTGCATTACATTGTAAATATGCTATGAAACACTAAATGTTTGGCAATAGTATTTAAAGCTACAAAACCTAAAGCTATATGAGGGAGTTTTCTATAGATGTTAAACTATTGGAATTTTGAAGATGTTGCAGACATGAGATGTTTGCCAAACACCTTAGTAAAGCTACAACAATCGTTTTCACAATTGAAATTGCTGCGGAAAACCTATACCAAACAGTTTCTGAATCTATCATGCTAGTCAAccaaattatatatatacacacacacaacatCATATTTCTGTGTCTCCTACATTGTTGTGATCCAGAAAGAGATGTTATGATCTTCACATCCCAAAATTTGAATCTTGAAAACTTCTAATTTTAAGCAAGATAGCTGCTTTAAGAAGCATATTCACTCGTCAAATCCTACACGAAACCAATGAGAGGCATACGTGAATTTATCTAAAGCACACCCAATTTATATGCAGAGATATTAACTTCATCGATTAGCAGAATATGTgatagaaatttattttccaccTTTGTCCATTAGATTCTGCGACAGAAGCTTGGCTTCACAAATCACGACAGTGTGGTAAACTTAGATCTGTTAATTCCCCATAGATGATTAGCTTTGCACATGATGAATTAATAGGGGATGTAGGAAGTACCTCATCAAGAATAGCAAGAGACTTGTCTCTTTCATCTGACAAGCTGCGCAAACGAGACTGTAGCTCCCTGACTTCAGTTGCTAAAACTGCCTTCTCCCCATACACTTCTCCAGCATGCTGCAAATATAAGATATGATAAGCAATTCTATCCACTCTGAGAATAATCGTTTCACATACTGCAATTTAAAGAAGGCGCAACCATATCGTTAGTTTCCTTGGCATGTGCCAGCATCTTTGTCAGTTCTTCCACCTTGCTTAAAATATCAAGACCTCCCATAGCAGCTTCCTCTTTGGCTACTTCTGCAGCTCTCTCCTGCTCTTCAACTTCCTTCATCATGTTCATAACCGATTCCATTGCTGAGAACAAAGTTTTCTGCAACAGCAGTAGAGCTTCCGATTAGTGCTTTCAATTAACATAGAGCAAAATACTACCAATTTGGTTTAGACAATGTTAAGCACCTTATTATTCTTCGCATCCTCGATGATCTCTTCAAGAAGTTCAACACTGCAAATCTGTCCAGAGCGAGTCATGTTCAGCGGAGGATCATCATCCACCTCAACAGTGTCAGTGCAACTGAGTCCTAGCTTCTGAGCAACAGCActagattcaaattcaaattctaCATTCCCATCAGCACAGTTATTTCCGTGAGCATCAGTATCAATGTCAGATACGCAGCTTGGAGCCTCTGAGGAATGCTCTTGAGGAGAAAGCAACGCCAGTTCAACATCAGCATTCTCAACCTCAGACAAAAATGTTTCCAAGTCAGAGCTCTTTTCTCCAACACCAGCATCAGAATAACTAGAACCTTTCGAATCAATATGCCAACTGCTGCTCAACCAGCCACTTTCACAGTTTGAAGGGAGTGACACCAGATAAGAACTTGAAGATGTGCCATTAGTAGGGCCAGGC contains:
- the LOC115756939 gene encoding uncharacterized protein LOC115756939 isoform X2, with the protein product MGFAAVYQCLQELFPQLDARLLKAVAIEHPKDADAAVEVILSEVLPHMVQKEKIADSRSENMSSLGHSDGEDEQASLSRRRHMSKRVTVSSLETKDVSNGIGNAANSAGNSVDADSTFGDECPFYDANDGNDHPGRAVDNEALIVSESSQEMSVVQADKSSEVWKHSGLHPCDAIDDNEECGNADGEELILLGMEKVLEPMPVSKNVLEPMPVSKKVLEPGPTNGTSSSSYLVSLPSNCESGWLSSSWHIDSKGSSYSDAGVGEKSSDLETFLSEVENADVELALLSPQEHSSEAPSCVSDIDTDAHGNNCADGNVEFEFESSAVAQKLGLSCTDTVEVDDDPPLNMTRSGQICSVELLEEIIEDAKNNKKTLFSAMESVMNMMKEVEEQERAAEVAKEEAAMGGLDILSKVEELTKMLAHAKETNDMHAGEVYGEKAVLATEVRELQSRLRSLSDERDKSLAILDEMHEALESRLAAAEEVMKAAENEKQEKEEEAQSALAEQEAIMEVVVQESKVLQEEAEENSKLREFLMEKGRIVDILQGEISVICLDVKFLKEKFDERVPLSKSVSSSQTSCLLASSSSSRKSTSSNPILDEAETCGTPNKIAETAMIKDLLPETTFEEEKSRVDLKELTDLGWEFFDKDTEFGNGILSPTANGEFRGFKSDIHGCH
- the LOC115756939 gene encoding uncharacterized protein LOC115756939 isoform X1, translating into MGFAAVYQCLQELFPQLDARLLKAVAIEHPKDADAAVEVILSEVLPHMVQKEKIADSRSENMSSLGHSDGEVESDEQASLSRRRHMSKRVTVSSLETKDVSNGIGNAANSAGNSVDADSTFGDECPFYDANDGNDHPGRAVDNEALIVSESSQEMSVVQADKSSEVWKHSGLHPCDAIDDNEECGNADGEELILLGMEKVLEPMPVSKNVLEPMPVSKKVLEPGPTNGTSSSSYLVSLPSNCESGWLSSSWHIDSKGSSYSDAGVGEKSSDLETFLSEVENADVELALLSPQEHSSEAPSCVSDIDTDAHGNNCADGNVEFEFESSAVAQKLGLSCTDTVEVDDDPPLNMTRSGQICSVELLEEIIEDAKNNKKTLFSAMESVMNMMKEVEEQERAAEVAKEEAAMGGLDILSKVEELTKMLAHAKETNDMHAGEVYGEKAVLATEVRELQSRLRSLSDERDKSLAILDEMHEALESRLAAAEEVMKAAENEKQEKEEEAQSALAEQEAIMEVVVQESKVLQEEAEENSKLREFLMEKGRIVDILQGEISVICLDVKFLKEKFDERVPLSKSVSSSQTSCLLASSSSSRKSTSSNPILDEAETCGTPNKIAETAMIKDLLPETTFEEEKSRVDLKELTDLGWEFFDKDTEFGNGILSPTANGEFRGFKSDIHGCH
- the LOC115756939 gene encoding uncharacterized protein LOC115756939 isoform X3 codes for the protein MGFAAVYQCLQELFPQLDARLLKAVAIEHPKDADAAVEVILSEVLPHMVQKEKIADSRSENMSSLGHSDGEVESDEQASLSRRRHMSKRVTVSSLETKDVSNGIGNAANSAGNSVDADSTFGDECPFYDANDGNDHPGRAVDNEALIVSESSQEMSVVQADKSSEVWKHSGLHPCDAIDDNEECGNADGEELILLGMEKVLEPMPVSKNVLEPMPVSKKVLEPGPTNGTSSSSYLVSLPSNCESGWLSSSWHIDSKGSSYSDAGVGEKSSDLETFLSEVENADVELALLSPQEHSSEAPSCVSDIDTDAHGNNCADGNVEFEFESSAVAQKLGLSCTDTVEVDDDPPLNMTRSGQICSVELLEEIIEDAKNNKKTLFSAMESVMNMMKEVEEQERAAEVAKEEAAMGGLDILSKVEELTKMLAHAKETNDMHAGEVYGEKAVLATEVRELQSRLRSLSDERDKSLAILDEMHEALESRLAAAEEVMKAAENEKQEKEEEAQSALAEQEAIMEVVVQESKVLQEEAEENSKLREFLMEKGRIVDILQ